The Kribbella sp. HUAS MG21 genome includes the window CATGCCGCTGAGGGTGCGCTCTCGATCGTCCGGGCCGTCGAGCCCGGTGAGCTGGTCGCTCGCGAGTCGTACCGCGGCCTCGCAGGTGAGCGGCGTCATGGCGCGACATGTCCAGCCGGTCCGGGGACGGCTCCCTCGGCAATCTTGAGTCGGGTCCACATGTTCATGTTGATGACGATTCCGATGATTTCGAGGATCTCCTCGGGCGAGAAATGCTCGGCGAGGTCGTCGTGGCTGGCGGCGAAGTTGCCGGCGACCGTCGCGTCGGCCAGCCGCGTGAGCGCCTCGGCGTACGCGAGGGCGGCACGTGCGGCCGCGTCATGGAACTCGGTTTCCCACCAGGCGGTGAGGGTGTCGATCACCTCTCGGCGGATGCCGAAGTCGCGGGCGGCCTCGTAGTGGAGGTTCAGGCAGTA containing:
- a CDS encoding carboxymuconolactone decarboxylase family protein, whose amino-acid sequence is MSEIIVTNRRADSSANADLAGLARQGAAAFGYKAELRIDRQLAELLRLRVSQINNCTYCLNLHYEAARDFGIRREVIDTLTAWWETEFHDAAARAALAYAEALTRLADATVAGNFAASHDDLAEHFSPEEILEIIGIVINMNMWTRLKIAEGAVPGPAGHVAP